A window from Sus scrofa isolate TJ Tabasco breed Duroc chromosome 2, Sscrofa11.1, whole genome shotgun sequence encodes these proteins:
- the ADGRL1 gene encoding adhesion G protein-coupled receptor L1 isoform X4 yields MARLAVVLWSLCITAVLVTSATQGLSRAGLPFGLMRRELACEGYPIELRCPGSDVIMVENANYGRTDDKICDADPFQMENVQCYLPDAFKIMSQRCNNRTQCVVVAGSDAFPDPCPGTYKYLEVQYDCVPYIFVCPGTLQKVLEPTSTHESEHQSGAWCKDPLQAGDRIYVMPWIPYRTDTLTEYASWEDYVAARHTTTYRLPNRVDGTGFVVYDGAVFYNKERTRNIVKYDLRTRIKSGETVINTANYHDTSPYRWGGKTDIDLAVDENGLWVIYATEGNNGRLVVSQLNPYTLRFEGTWETGYDKRSASNAFMVCGVLYVLRSVYVDDDSEAAGNRVDYAFNTNANREEPVSLAFPNPYQFVSSVDYNPRDNQLYVWNNYFVVRYSLEFGPPDPSAGPATSPPLSTTTTARPTPLTSTASPAATTPLRRAPLTTHPVGAINQLGPDLPPATAPAPSTRRPPAPNLHVSPELFCEPREVRRVQWPATQQGMLVERPCPKGTRGIASFQCLPALGLWNPRGPDLSNCTSPWVNQVAQKIKSGENAANIASELARHTRGSIYAGDVSSSVKLMEQLLDILDAQLQALRPIERESAGKNYNKMHKRERTCKDYIKAVVETVDNLLRPEALESWKDMNATEQVHTATMLLDVLEEGAFLLADNVREPARFLAAKPNVVLEVTVLNTEGQVQELVFPQEYPSENSIQLSANTIKQNSRNGVVKVVFILYNNLGLFLSTENATVKLAGEAGPGGPGGASLVVNSQVIAASINKESSRVFLMDPVIFTVAHLEAKNHFNANCSFWNYSERSMLGYWSTQGCRLVESNKTHTTCACSHLTNFAVLMAHREIYQGRINELLLSVITWVGIVISLVCLAICISTFCFLRGLQTDRNTIHKNLCINLFLAELLFLVGIDKTQYEIACPIFAGLLHYFFLAAFSWLCLEGVHLYLLLVEVFESEYSRTKYYYLGGYCFPALVVGIAAAIDYRSYGTEKACWLRVDNYFIWSFIGPVSFVIVVNLVFLMVTLHKMIRSSSVLKPDSSRLDNIKSWALGAIALLFLLGLTWAFGLLFINKESVVMAYLFTTFNAFQGVFIFVFHCALQKKVHKEYSKCLRHSYCCIRSPPGGAHGSLKTSAMRSNTRYYTGTQSRIRRMWNDTVRKQTESSFMAGDINSTPTLNRGTMGNHLLTNPVLQPRGGTSPYNTLIAESVGFNPSSPPVFNSPEHPLGGREACGMDTLPLNGNFNNSYSLRSGDFPPGDGAPEPPRGRNLADAAAFEKMIISELVHNNLRGGSSGAKGPPPPEPPVPPVPGGSGEEEAGGPGGADRAEIELLYKALEEPLLLPRAQSVLYQSDLDESESCTAEDGATSRPLSSPPGRDSLYASGANLRDSPSYPDSSPEGPSEALPPPPPAPPGPPEIYYTSRPPALVARNPLQGYYQVRRPSHEGYLAAPGLEGPGPDGDGQMQLVTSL; encoded by the exons ATGGCCCGCCTGGCTGTCGTGCTCTGGAGTCTCTGCATCACTGCCGTCCTGGTCACCTCGGCCACCCAAG GCCTGAGCCGGGCCGGGCTCCCGTTCGGGCTGATGCGCCGGGAGCTGGCCTGTGAAGGCTACCCAATCGAGCTGCGGTGCCCAGGCAGTGACGTCATCATGGTGGAGAACGCCAACTACGGGCGCACAGACGACAAGATCTGCGACGCCGACCCATTCCAGATGGAGAACGTGCAGTGCTACCTGCCGGACGCCTTCAAGATCATGTCGCAGAG GTGTAACAACCGCACCCAGTGCGTGGTGGTCGCCGGCTCCGATGCCTTTCccgacccctgtcctgggacctACAAGTACCTGGAGGTGCAGTACGACTGTGTCCCCTACA TCTTCGTGTGCCCAGGGACCCTGCAGAAGGTGCTGGAGCCCACCTCGACACACGAGTCAGAGCATCAGTCTGGCGCGTGGTGCAAGGACCCACTGCAGGCAGGTGACCGCATCTACGTCATGCCCTGGATCCCCTACCGCACGGACACGCTGACCGAGTACGCCTCGTGGGAGGACTACGTGGCAGCACGCCACACCACCACCTACCGTCTGCCCAACCGCGTGGACGGCACAGGTTTCGTGGTCTACGACGGCGCCGTCTTCTACAACAAGGAACGCACGCGCAACATCGTCAAGTATGATCTGCGCACGCGCATCAAGAGCGGGGAGACGGTCATCAACACGGCCAATTATCATGATACGTCGCCCTACCGTTGGGGGGGCAAGACCGACATAGACCTGGCGGTGGATGAGAACGGCCTGTGGGTCATCTATGCCACTGAGGGCAACAACGGGCGGCTGGTGGTGAGCCAGCTCAACCCTTACACGCTGCGCTTCGAAGGCACGTGGGAGACCGGCTACGACAAGCGCTCAGCGTCCAACGCCTTCATGGTGTGCGGGGTCCTCTACGTGCTTCGCTCCGTGTACGTGGACGACGACAGCGAGGCGGCCGGCAACCGCGTGGACTACGCCTTCAATACCAACGCCAACCGTGAGGAGCCTGTCAGCCTGGCTTTCCCCAACCCCTACCAATTTGTCTCTTCTGTCGACTATAACCCTCGTGACAACCAGCTCTATGTCTGGAACAACTATTTTGTGGTGCGCTATAGCCTGGAGTTTGGGCCACCCGACCCTAGTGCTG gcccagccacttccccacccctcagcACGACCACCACAGCCCGGCCCACGCCCCTGACCAGCACAGCCTCGCCCGCAGCCACCACCCCGCTCCGCCGGGCGCCTCTCACCACGCACCCTGTGGGTGCCATCAACCAGCTGGGACCTGACCTACCTCCAGCCACTGCCCCGGCCCCCAGCACCCGGCGGCCCCCAGCCCCCAATCTGCATGTGTCCCCTGAACTCTTCTGTGAACCTCGAGAGGTGCGGCGGGTCCAGTGGCCAGCCACCCAGCAGGGCATGCTGGTGGAGAGGCCCTGCCCTAAGGGGACTCGAG GAATTGCCTCCTTCCAGTGTCTACCAGCCCTGGGGCTCTGGAACCCCCGGGGCCCTGACCTCAGCAACTGCACCTCCCCCTGGGTCAACCAGGTGGCCCAGAAG ATCAAGAGCGGGGAGAATGCAGCCAACATTGCCAGCGAGCTGGCCCGCCACACCCGGGGCTCCATCTATGCGGGTGACGTGTCCTCCTCTGTGAAGCTGATGGAGCAACTGCTGGACATCCTGGATGCCCAGCTGCAGGCCCTGCGGCCCATCGAACGCGAGTCAGCTGGCAAGAACTACAACAAG ATGCATAAGCGGGAAAGAACCTGCAAGGACTACATCAAG GCTGTGGTGGAGACGGTGGACAACCTGTTGAGGCCAGAGGCTCTTGAGTCCTGGAAGGATATGAATGCCACCGAGCAGGTGCACACGGCCACCATGCTCCTGGACGTCCTAGAGGAGGGCGCCTTCCTGCTGGCCGACAACGTCAGGGAGCCTGCCCGCTTTCTGGCCGCCAAGCCGAATGTGG TCCTAGAGGTCACAGTTCTGAACACCGAAGGCCAAGTGCAGGAGCTGGTGTTCCCCCAGGAGTACCCAAGCGAGAACTCGATCCAGCTGTCCGCCAACACCATCAAGCAGAACAGCCGCAACG GAGTGGTCAAAGTTGTCTTCATTCTCTACAACAACCTGGGCCTCTTCCTGTCGACTGAGAACGCTACGGTGAAGCTGGCGGGCGAGGCAGGCCCAGGGGGCCCGGGGGGCGCCTCCCTGGTGGTGAACTCACAGGTCATCGCAGCATCCATCAACAAGGAGTCCAGCCGAGTCTTCCTCATGGACCCTGTCATTTTCACTGTGGCCCACCTGGAG GCCAAGAACCACTTCAATGCCAACTGCTCCTTCTGGAACTACTCGGAGCGTTCCATGCTGGGCTACTGGTCAACCCAGGGCTGCCGCCTGGTGGAGTCCAACAAGACCCATACCACCTGTGCCTGCAGCCACCTCACCAACTTTGCTGTGCTCATGGCTCACCGTGAGATC TACCAGGGTCGCATCAACGAGCTGCTGCTGTCGGTCATCACCTGGGTGGGCATCGTCATCTCCCTGGTCTGCCTGGCAATCTGTATCTCCACCTTTTGCTTCCTACGGGGACTGCAGACTGACCGAAACACCATCCACAAGAACCTGTGCATCAATCTCTTCCTGGCTGAGCTGCTCTTCCTGGTTGGGATAGACAAGACTCAGTATGAG ATTGCCTGCCCCATCTTCGCCGGCTTGCTGCACTACTTCTTCCTGGCTGCCTTCTCCTGGCTGTGCCTAGAGGGCGTGCACCTCTATTTGCTGCTGGTGGAGGTGTTTGAGAGCGAGTACTCCCGCACCAAATACTACTACCTGGGCGGGTACTGCTTCCCGGCCCTGGTGGTGGGCATCGCAGCTGCCATCGACTACCGCAGCTACGGCACCGAGAAGGC CTGCTGGCTCCGCGTGGACAATTACTTCATCTGGAGCTTCATTGGGCCCGTCTCCTTTGTTATTGTG GTGAACCTGGTGTTCCTCATGGTGACTCTGCACAAGATGATCCGGAGCTCATCTGTGCTCAAGCCTGACTCCAGTCGCCTCGACAACATTAA ATCCTGGGCCCTGGGAGCCATCGCACTGCTCTTCCTGCTGGGCCTCACCTGGGCTTTTGGCCTCCTCTTCATCAATAAGGAGTCGGTGGTCATGGCCTATCTCTTCACCACCTTTAACGCCTTCCAGGGGGTCTTCATCTTCGTCTTTCACTGCGCCTTACAGAAGAAG GTGCATAAGGAGTACAGCAAGTGCCTGCGTCACTCCTACTGCTGCATCCGCTCCCCGCCTGGGGGCGCTCACGGCTCACTCAAGACCTCAGCCATGCGGAGCAACACCCGCTACTACACGGGGACGCAG AGCCGAATCCGGAGGATGTGGAACGACACAGTGAGGAAACAGACGGAATCCTCTTTCATGGCGGGCGACATAAACAGCACCCCTACCCTGAACCGAG GTACCATGGGGAACCATCTGCTGACCAACCCTGTGCTGCAGCCCCGTGGGGGCACCAGCCCCTACAACACCCTCATTGCTGAGTCGGTGGGCTTCAATCCTTCCTCACCCCCCGTCTTCAACTCCCCAG AGCACCCCTTGGGAGGCCGGGAAGCCTGCGGCATGGACACGCTGCCCCTCAATGGCAACTTCAACAACAGTTACTCCTTGCGAAGCGGGGATTTCCCTCCAGGGGATGGGGCCCCCGAGCCACCTCGAGGCCGGAACCTGGCCGACGCTGCTGCCTTCGAGAAGATGATCATCTCGGAGCTGGTGCACAACAACCTGCGGGGTGGCAGCAGCGGAGCCAAGGGCCCTCCACCGCCTGAGCCCCCCGTGCCGCCAGTGCCAGGGGGCAGCGGTGAGGAAGAGGCAGGTGGGCCCGGGGGTGCTGACCGGGCAGAGATCGAACTTCTCTACAAGGCCCTGGAGGAGCCACTACTGCTGCCCCGGGCCCAGTCGGTGCTGTACCAGAGCGATCTGGACGAGTCGGAGAGCTGCACGGCAGAGGACGGGGCCACCAGcaggcccctctcctcccctccaggcCGGGACTCCCTCTACGCCAGCGGGGCCAACCTGCGGGACTCGCCCTCCTACCCGGACAGCAGCCCCGAGGGGCCTAGtgaggccctgcccccacccccacctgcacccCCTGGCCCCCCTGAAATCTACTACACCTCGCGCCCACCGGCCCTGGTGGCCCGGAACCCCCTACAGGGCTACTACCAGGTGCGGCGGCCCAGCCATGAGGGCTACCTGGCGGCCCCAGGCCTCGAGGGGCCAGGGCCCGATGGGGATGGGCAGATGCAACTGGTTACCAGTCTCTGA
- the ADGRL1 gene encoding adhesion G protein-coupled receptor L1 isoform X3, with product MARLAVVLWSLCITAVLVTSATQGLSRAGLPFGLMRRELACEGYPIELRCPGSDVIMVENANYGRTDDKICDADPFQMENVQCYLPDAFKIMSQRCNNRTQCVVVAGSDAFPDPCPGTYKYLEVQYDCVPYKVEQKVFVCPGTLQKVLEPTSTHESEHQSGAWCKDPLQAGDRIYVMPWIPYRTDTLTEYASWEDYVAARHTTTYRLPNRVDGTGFVVYDGAVFYNKERTRNIVKYDLRTRIKSGETVINTANYHDTSPYRWGGKTDIDLAVDENGLWVIYATEGNNGRLVVSQLNPYTLRFEGTWETGYDKRSASNAFMVCGVLYVLRSVYVDDDSEAAGNRVDYAFNTNANREEPVSLAFPNPYQFVSSVDYNPRDNQLYVWNNYFVVRYSLEFGPPDPSAGPATSPPLSTTTTARPTPLTSTASPAATTPLRRAPLTTHPVGAINQLGPDLPPATAPAPSTRRPPAPNLHVSPELFCEPREVRRVQWPATQQGMLVERPCPKGTRGIASFQCLPALGLWNPRGPDLSNCTSPWVNQVAQKIKSGENAANIASELARHTRGSIYAGDVSSSVKLMEQLLDILDAQLQALRPIERESAGKNYNKMHKRERTCKDYIKAVVETVDNLLRPEALESWKDMNATEQVHTATMLLDVLEEGAFLLADNVREPARFLAAKPNVVLEVTVLNTEGQVQELVFPQEYPSENSIQLSANTIKQNSRNGVVKVVFILYNNLGLFLSTENATVKLAGEAGPGGPGGASLVVNSQVIAASINKESSRVFLMDPVIFTVAHLEAKNHFNANCSFWNYSERSMLGYWSTQGCRLVESNKTHTTCACSHLTNFAVLMAHREIYQGRINELLLSVITWVGIVISLVCLAICISTFCFLRGLQTDRNTIHKNLCINLFLAELLFLVGIDKTQYEIACPIFAGLLHYFFLAAFSWLCLEGVHLYLLLVEVFESEYSRTKYYYLGGYCFPALVVGIAAAIDYRSYGTEKACWLRVDNYFIWSFIGPVSFVIVVNLVFLMVTLHKMIRSSSVLKPDSSRLDNIKSWALGAIALLFLLGLTWAFGLLFINKESVVMAYLFTTFNAFQGVFIFVFHCALQKKVHKEYSKCLRHSYCCIRSPPGGAHGSLKTSAMRSNTRYYTGTQSRIRRMWNDTVRKQTESSFMAGDINSTPTLNRGTMGNHLLTNPVLQPRGGTSPYNTLIAESVGFNPSSPPVFNSPEHPLGGREACGMDTLPLNGNFNNSYSLRSGDFPPGDGAPEPPRGRNLADAAAFEKMIISELVHNNLRGGSSGAKGPPPPEPPVPPVPGGSGEEEAGGPGGADRAEIELLYKALEEPLLLPRAQSVLYQSDLDESESCTAEDGATSRPLSSPPGRDSLYASGANLRDSPSYPDSSPEGPSEALPPPPPAPPGPPEIYYTSRPPALVARNPLQGYYQVRRPSHEGYLAAPGLEGPGPDGDGQMQLVTSL from the exons ATGGCCCGCCTGGCTGTCGTGCTCTGGAGTCTCTGCATCACTGCCGTCCTGGTCACCTCGGCCACCCAAG GCCTGAGCCGGGCCGGGCTCCCGTTCGGGCTGATGCGCCGGGAGCTGGCCTGTGAAGGCTACCCAATCGAGCTGCGGTGCCCAGGCAGTGACGTCATCATGGTGGAGAACGCCAACTACGGGCGCACAGACGACAAGATCTGCGACGCCGACCCATTCCAGATGGAGAACGTGCAGTGCTACCTGCCGGACGCCTTCAAGATCATGTCGCAGAG GTGTAACAACCGCACCCAGTGCGTGGTGGTCGCCGGCTCCGATGCCTTTCccgacccctgtcctgggacctACAAGTACCTGGAGGTGCAGTACGACTGTGTCCCCTACA AAGTGGAGCAGAAAG TCTTCGTGTGCCCAGGGACCCTGCAGAAGGTGCTGGAGCCCACCTCGACACACGAGTCAGAGCATCAGTCTGGCGCGTGGTGCAAGGACCCACTGCAGGCAGGTGACCGCATCTACGTCATGCCCTGGATCCCCTACCGCACGGACACGCTGACCGAGTACGCCTCGTGGGAGGACTACGTGGCAGCACGCCACACCACCACCTACCGTCTGCCCAACCGCGTGGACGGCACAGGTTTCGTGGTCTACGACGGCGCCGTCTTCTACAACAAGGAACGCACGCGCAACATCGTCAAGTATGATCTGCGCACGCGCATCAAGAGCGGGGAGACGGTCATCAACACGGCCAATTATCATGATACGTCGCCCTACCGTTGGGGGGGCAAGACCGACATAGACCTGGCGGTGGATGAGAACGGCCTGTGGGTCATCTATGCCACTGAGGGCAACAACGGGCGGCTGGTGGTGAGCCAGCTCAACCCTTACACGCTGCGCTTCGAAGGCACGTGGGAGACCGGCTACGACAAGCGCTCAGCGTCCAACGCCTTCATGGTGTGCGGGGTCCTCTACGTGCTTCGCTCCGTGTACGTGGACGACGACAGCGAGGCGGCCGGCAACCGCGTGGACTACGCCTTCAATACCAACGCCAACCGTGAGGAGCCTGTCAGCCTGGCTTTCCCCAACCCCTACCAATTTGTCTCTTCTGTCGACTATAACCCTCGTGACAACCAGCTCTATGTCTGGAACAACTATTTTGTGGTGCGCTATAGCCTGGAGTTTGGGCCACCCGACCCTAGTGCTG gcccagccacttccccacccctcagcACGACCACCACAGCCCGGCCCACGCCCCTGACCAGCACAGCCTCGCCCGCAGCCACCACCCCGCTCCGCCGGGCGCCTCTCACCACGCACCCTGTGGGTGCCATCAACCAGCTGGGACCTGACCTACCTCCAGCCACTGCCCCGGCCCCCAGCACCCGGCGGCCCCCAGCCCCCAATCTGCATGTGTCCCCTGAACTCTTCTGTGAACCTCGAGAGGTGCGGCGGGTCCAGTGGCCAGCCACCCAGCAGGGCATGCTGGTGGAGAGGCCCTGCCCTAAGGGGACTCGAG GAATTGCCTCCTTCCAGTGTCTACCAGCCCTGGGGCTCTGGAACCCCCGGGGCCCTGACCTCAGCAACTGCACCTCCCCCTGGGTCAACCAGGTGGCCCAGAAG ATCAAGAGCGGGGAGAATGCAGCCAACATTGCCAGCGAGCTGGCCCGCCACACCCGGGGCTCCATCTATGCGGGTGACGTGTCCTCCTCTGTGAAGCTGATGGAGCAACTGCTGGACATCCTGGATGCCCAGCTGCAGGCCCTGCGGCCCATCGAACGCGAGTCAGCTGGCAAGAACTACAACAAG ATGCATAAGCGGGAAAGAACCTGCAAGGACTACATCAAG GCTGTGGTGGAGACGGTGGACAACCTGTTGAGGCCAGAGGCTCTTGAGTCCTGGAAGGATATGAATGCCACCGAGCAGGTGCACACGGCCACCATGCTCCTGGACGTCCTAGAGGAGGGCGCCTTCCTGCTGGCCGACAACGTCAGGGAGCCTGCCCGCTTTCTGGCCGCCAAGCCGAATGTGG TCCTAGAGGTCACAGTTCTGAACACCGAAGGCCAAGTGCAGGAGCTGGTGTTCCCCCAGGAGTACCCAAGCGAGAACTCGATCCAGCTGTCCGCCAACACCATCAAGCAGAACAGCCGCAACG GAGTGGTCAAAGTTGTCTTCATTCTCTACAACAACCTGGGCCTCTTCCTGTCGACTGAGAACGCTACGGTGAAGCTGGCGGGCGAGGCAGGCCCAGGGGGCCCGGGGGGCGCCTCCCTGGTGGTGAACTCACAGGTCATCGCAGCATCCATCAACAAGGAGTCCAGCCGAGTCTTCCTCATGGACCCTGTCATTTTCACTGTGGCCCACCTGGAG GCCAAGAACCACTTCAATGCCAACTGCTCCTTCTGGAACTACTCGGAGCGTTCCATGCTGGGCTACTGGTCAACCCAGGGCTGCCGCCTGGTGGAGTCCAACAAGACCCATACCACCTGTGCCTGCAGCCACCTCACCAACTTTGCTGTGCTCATGGCTCACCGTGAGATC TACCAGGGTCGCATCAACGAGCTGCTGCTGTCGGTCATCACCTGGGTGGGCATCGTCATCTCCCTGGTCTGCCTGGCAATCTGTATCTCCACCTTTTGCTTCCTACGGGGACTGCAGACTGACCGAAACACCATCCACAAGAACCTGTGCATCAATCTCTTCCTGGCTGAGCTGCTCTTCCTGGTTGGGATAGACAAGACTCAGTATGAG ATTGCCTGCCCCATCTTCGCCGGCTTGCTGCACTACTTCTTCCTGGCTGCCTTCTCCTGGCTGTGCCTAGAGGGCGTGCACCTCTATTTGCTGCTGGTGGAGGTGTTTGAGAGCGAGTACTCCCGCACCAAATACTACTACCTGGGCGGGTACTGCTTCCCGGCCCTGGTGGTGGGCATCGCAGCTGCCATCGACTACCGCAGCTACGGCACCGAGAAGGC CTGCTGGCTCCGCGTGGACAATTACTTCATCTGGAGCTTCATTGGGCCCGTCTCCTTTGTTATTGTG GTGAACCTGGTGTTCCTCATGGTGACTCTGCACAAGATGATCCGGAGCTCATCTGTGCTCAAGCCTGACTCCAGTCGCCTCGACAACATTAA ATCCTGGGCCCTGGGAGCCATCGCACTGCTCTTCCTGCTGGGCCTCACCTGGGCTTTTGGCCTCCTCTTCATCAATAAGGAGTCGGTGGTCATGGCCTATCTCTTCACCACCTTTAACGCCTTCCAGGGGGTCTTCATCTTCGTCTTTCACTGCGCCTTACAGAAGAAG GTGCATAAGGAGTACAGCAAGTGCCTGCGTCACTCCTACTGCTGCATCCGCTCCCCGCCTGGGGGCGCTCACGGCTCACTCAAGACCTCAGCCATGCGGAGCAACACCCGCTACTACACGGGGACGCAG AGCCGAATCCGGAGGATGTGGAACGACACAGTGAGGAAACAGACGGAATCCTCTTTCATGGCGGGCGACATAAACAGCACCCCTACCCTGAACCGAG GTACCATGGGGAACCATCTGCTGACCAACCCTGTGCTGCAGCCCCGTGGGGGCACCAGCCCCTACAACACCCTCATTGCTGAGTCGGTGGGCTTCAATCCTTCCTCACCCCCCGTCTTCAACTCCCCAG AGCACCCCTTGGGAGGCCGGGAAGCCTGCGGCATGGACACGCTGCCCCTCAATGGCAACTTCAACAACAGTTACTCCTTGCGAAGCGGGGATTTCCCTCCAGGGGATGGGGCCCCCGAGCCACCTCGAGGCCGGAACCTGGCCGACGCTGCTGCCTTCGAGAAGATGATCATCTCGGAGCTGGTGCACAACAACCTGCGGGGTGGCAGCAGCGGAGCCAAGGGCCCTCCACCGCCTGAGCCCCCCGTGCCGCCAGTGCCAGGGGGCAGCGGTGAGGAAGAGGCAGGTGGGCCCGGGGGTGCTGACCGGGCAGAGATCGAACTTCTCTACAAGGCCCTGGAGGAGCCACTACTGCTGCCCCGGGCCCAGTCGGTGCTGTACCAGAGCGATCTGGACGAGTCGGAGAGCTGCACGGCAGAGGACGGGGCCACCAGcaggcccctctcctcccctccaggcCGGGACTCCCTCTACGCCAGCGGGGCCAACCTGCGGGACTCGCCCTCCTACCCGGACAGCAGCCCCGAGGGGCCTAGtgaggccctgcccccacccccacctgcacccCCTGGCCCCCCTGAAATCTACTACACCTCGCGCCCACCGGCCCTGGTGGCCCGGAACCCCCTACAGGGCTACTACCAGGTGCGGCGGCCCAGCCATGAGGGCTACCTGGCGGCCCCAGGCCTCGAGGGGCCAGGGCCCGATGGGGATGGGCAGATGCAACTGGTTACCAGTCTCTGA